One stretch of Lacrimispora sphenoides DNA includes these proteins:
- a CDS encoding aminotransferase-like domain-containing protein, with protein sequence MPINSFENYPMSWTPDKQKLTFPFYYCLADMLEQEIKSGKLTANTKLPPQRELADYMDLNLSTITKAYKLCEMRGLIHAITGKGTFVTPYANVSTSTVEKIAKSKIELAVIHPFYESNTTIRDLTIEILKKPFSEQLFEYSHPLGDRGQILTAARWLKRSGLEADEHNTMIAAGAQNALATILSSLFEAGDCVAVDIYTYPNFISLANLLYLQLVPIENDGAGMLPDRLENACTLRKIKGIYMMPAGGNPTNIAFSESRKREIGEIIRKKNLIAIEDDNYAVLLEEPYTPLALEAPEHCIYISGLSKPLCPGLRIAYMHLPDQFIEIMEQGMFSQNLKISSLNMEIAAEIIRSGLDRKIIQKKRKATVKRNQIYASYFPESRTYMESYYQWLYLPEHRTGRICEMELSRQGISVFGAERFLCGNQGKTNAVRVATCSAESDGQLRKGLEGLKNFIQNDRLREEPLFIV encoded by the coding sequence ATGCCGATTAATTCATTTGAAAACTATCCGATGTCCTGGACTCCGGACAAGCAGAAGCTGACCTTCCCGTTCTATTACTGTCTCGCAGATATGTTGGAGCAGGAGATTAAAAGCGGAAAACTGACCGCAAACACGAAGCTGCCTCCACAGCGAGAACTGGCTGACTATATGGACTTGAATTTGAGTACGATTACTAAAGCATACAAGCTTTGCGAAATGCGAGGATTGATTCATGCTATTACGGGAAAAGGAACTTTTGTCACACCTTATGCGAATGTCTCCACCTCAACCGTAGAAAAAATTGCCAAATCAAAAATCGAACTTGCAGTCATCCACCCCTTTTATGAATCCAATACCACAATCCGGGACCTAACCATTGAGATTTTGAAAAAACCGTTTTCTGAGCAGCTTTTTGAATATTCACATCCCCTGGGTGACCGGGGGCAGATTCTGACGGCTGCCCGGTGGCTTAAGCGGTCAGGTTTAGAGGCGGATGAACATAATACCATGATTGCTGCCGGAGCACAGAATGCCCTTGCAACCATCCTGTCTTCTTTATTTGAGGCAGGAGATTGCGTTGCAGTGGATATTTATACTTATCCTAACTTTATCAGCCTGGCCAATCTCCTTTATCTTCAGTTGGTTCCCATTGAAAATGATGGGGCAGGGATGTTACCGGACCGACTGGAGAATGCCTGTACGTTACGCAAAATCAAAGGCATCTACATGATGCCCGCAGGAGGAAATCCAACTAATATTGCATTTTCTGAATCTAGAAAGCGTGAAATTGGAGAAATTATCAGAAAGAAAAATTTGATTGCCATAGAGGATGATAACTATGCTGTTTTACTTGAGGAACCTTATACTCCGTTGGCACTTGAAGCACCGGAACATTGTATTTATATCAGCGGGTTGTCAAAGCCTCTTTGCCCAGGACTCCGGATTGCTTATATGCATCTTCCAGACCAATTCATTGAAATAATGGAGCAGGGAATGTTTAGCCAGAATTTGAAAATTTCATCTTTAAACATGGAAATTGCAGCAGAAATTATCCGAAGTGGCCTGGACAGGAAAATTATACAAAAAAAGCGTAAGGCAACAGTGAAAAGAAATCAAATATATGCTTCTTATTTTCCGGAAAGTAGAACCTACATGGAATCCTACTATCAGTGGTTGTATCTTCCGGAACACCGTACTGGAAGAATCTGTGAGATGGAACTTTCACGGCAAGGAATCAGCGTGTTTGGGGCAGAACGTTTTTTATGTGGAAATCAGGGAAAGACAAATGCAGTACGGGTAGCAACCTGTTCTGCCGAGAGTGACGGACAACTCCGGAAAGGACTGGAGGGGCTGAAGAACTTCATACAGAACGACCGGCTAAGGGAGGAGCCTCTCTTTATTGTATGA
- the treC gene encoding alpha,alpha-phosphotrehalase translates to MKDFKKSVVYQIYPKSFNDSNGDGLGDLKGITEKLDYLQELGVDYIWLTPFYVSPQNDNGYDVADYRNIDPAFGTMEEFEEMVAAAREKNIDIMLDMVFNHTSSEHAWFKKAIAGEKKYRDYYIFKKSIGGKEPTNWVSKFGGSVWEPVEGTDEFYLHLFDKSQPDLNWENEEVRKEIFDIVNFWIEKGIKGFRLDVINLISKSGDWKDDHRGDGRRFYTDGPRIHEYLKELNKETFGKYNDIITVGEMSSTTIDHCIRYSNQEEKELSMVFNFHHLKIDYKDGEKWSLKDFDFGELKNILDTWQKGMAEGKGWNAVFWCNHDQPRIVSRIGNDKEYHKQSAKMLATAIHMLRGTPYIYQGEEIGMKNPYFDSIDQYKDVESLNYHDILCAQGVPREEVLNILSVKSRDNSRTPMQWNNKENGGFTTGTPWLSVGESYRSINVEAALRDKDSVFYHYKKLIKLRKEYDLIAYGKYESLSKKHPQVYAYMRSFKEQKLIVLNNFYGENTQFLLPKEINIEGYESKILLSNYEDSPKLNRSTSLRPYESICYLLDRYCSNGACMDSDYQT, encoded by the coding sequence ATGAAAGATTTCAAAAAAAGTGTCGTGTATCAAATCTATCCAAAATCATTTAACGATTCAAATGGGGATGGACTTGGGGATTTAAAAGGTATAACAGAAAAATTAGATTACTTGCAGGAGTTGGGTGTAGATTATATATGGTTGACTCCATTCTATGTATCACCGCAAAATGACAACGGTTATGATGTTGCCGATTATCGAAATATTGATCCTGCTTTCGGGACGATGGAAGAATTTGAAGAAATGGTAGCTGCTGCCAGGGAAAAAAATATCGACATAATGCTTGATATGGTATTTAATCATACATCTTCTGAACATGCATGGTTTAAAAAAGCAATTGCAGGAGAGAAGAAATACCGGGATTACTATATTTTTAAAAAGAGTATAGGCGGTAAGGAGCCAACCAACTGGGTATCTAAGTTCGGCGGTTCTGTTTGGGAGCCTGTTGAAGGAACCGATGAATTTTACCTGCATCTATTTGACAAGAGTCAACCGGACTTAAACTGGGAGAATGAAGAAGTAAGAAAAGAAATCTTTGATATTGTAAACTTCTGGATTGAAAAGGGCATTAAAGGATTCCGCTTGGATGTAATTAATCTGATTTCCAAGTCTGGTGATTGGAAGGACGATCATAGGGGAGACGGAAGACGTTTCTACACAGACGGTCCAAGGATTCATGAATATTTAAAGGAATTGAACAAAGAAACATTTGGAAAATATAATGATATTATCACAGTAGGGGAGATGTCATCTACAACCATAGATCATTGTATTCGCTACTCCAATCAAGAGGAAAAAGAATTATCAATGGTGTTTAATTTCCATCATTTAAAAATTGACTATAAAGATGGAGAAAAGTGGTCTTTAAAGGATTTTGATTTTGGGGAGCTTAAAAATATCCTTGATACATGGCAAAAAGGAATGGCAGAAGGTAAGGGATGGAATGCTGTATTTTGGTGCAACCACGATCAGCCCCGTATTGTTTCACGAATTGGGAATGATAAGGAATACCATAAGCAATCTGCAAAAATGCTTGCCACTGCCATTCATATGCTCAGAGGAACTCCGTATATTTATCAAGGCGAGGAGATTGGAATGAAAAATCCTTATTTTGATTCTATTGATCAATATAAAGATGTGGAAAGCTTAAATTATCATGACATTTTATGCGCTCAGGGTGTACCAAGAGAAGAAGTTTTAAATATTTTAAGCGTAAAATCCAGAGATAACTCCCGTACACCAATGCAATGGAATAATAAAGAAAATGGTGGTTTTACAACAGGAACTCCATGGTTGTCCGTTGGGGAAAGCTATCGTTCAATCAACGTCGAAGCGGCTTTACGTGACAAGGATTCTGTGTTTTATCACTATAAGAAACTTATTAAACTTCGCAAAGAATATGATTTGATTGCATACGGAAAATATGAATCGTTATCAAAAAAGCATCCGCAGGTATATGCATATATGAGAAGTTTTAAGGAGCAGAAATTAATCGTTCTAAATAACTTCTACGGAGAAAATACCCAATTTCTATTACCGAAAGAAATAAATATAGAAGGATATGAATCTAAAATTTTATTATCCAACTATGAAGATTCTCCTAAACTTAATCGTTCTACTTCCCTGCGTCCGTATGAATCGATCTGTTATCTGCTTGACCGTTACTGCTCCAATGGGGCTTGCATGGATTCTGACTACCAAACTTAA
- a CDS encoding GH36-type glycosyl hydrolase domain-containing protein, whose product MKYGYFDDQEKEYVITTPDTPLPWINYLGSQDFFSLVSNTGGGYSFYKDAKLLRLTRYRYNNVPLDSNGHYYYINDNGTIWNPGWQPTQTPLDFYECRHGLGVTRYQGIKNGLSATVTAFVPLHDTCEIHKVILKNESKESKDFTLFSYVEFCLWNAVDDMTNFQRNFSTGEVEVEGSVIYHKTEYRERRNHYAYYAVNSDIQGFDTDRNSFVGVYGSNQLPLMVKNNTSGNSMASGWSPIGSHRLKLHLEPGEETSFIFVLGYAENPKEQKWIAPNVINKEPAMAVLSKYKTDQQVDEALAALKHYWEELLSNYSVTMADEKTARMVNIWNQYQCMVTFNMSRSASYYESGTGRGMGFRDSCQDLLGFVHMIPERARERIIDIASTQFEDGSAYHQYQPLTKKGNMDIGSGFNDDPLWLIAGVSAYIRETGDLSILEESVPFDNDLEKSQPLMEHLRRSFQFTRTHLGPHGLPLIGRADWNDCLNLNCFSTEPGESFQTTGPSEGPVAESLMIAGMFVKYGKEYVEVCRLMGLKNEAGEAENSVQEVYDAVIQHGWDGSWFLRAYDAFGQKVGSRECREGQIFIEPQGFCVMGGIGIKEGHAKKALDSVKEKLDTACGIVLLQPSYTGYQESLGEISSYPPGYKENAGIFCHNNPWISIAETMIGRGNRAFEIYRRTSPAYMEENSETYKAEPYVYAQMIAGKDAAHFGEAKNSWLTGTAAWSFACISQYILGIRPGFNGLIVDPCLPDSIGEFSAIRKFRGADYYIHVDHTKESDHGTRSMLVDGKPVEGTEIPYVEGKKEYHISLTWE is encoded by the coding sequence ATGAAATATGGATATTTCGACGACCAGGAAAAAGAGTATGTTATTACAACCCCAGATACTCCCCTTCCTTGGATCAATTATCTGGGCAGCCAGGATTTCTTCTCCCTGGTTTCCAACACCGGAGGCGGCTACAGCTTCTATAAAGATGCAAAGCTGTTAAGGCTGACCCGGTACCGCTATAACAACGTCCCTCTGGACAGCAACGGACACTACTATTATATCAATGATAATGGTACCATCTGGAATCCTGGATGGCAGCCCACCCAGACACCCCTGGATTTTTATGAATGCCGGCACGGACTGGGAGTTACCCGCTACCAGGGAATAAAAAATGGCTTATCTGCCACTGTTACAGCCTTTGTGCCCCTACATGACACCTGTGAGATCCATAAGGTTATCCTGAAAAACGAAAGCAAAGAATCAAAAGATTTTACCCTGTTCTCCTATGTGGAATTCTGTTTATGGAATGCTGTGGATGACATGACCAATTTTCAGCGGAATTTTAGCACCGGAGAAGTAGAGGTAGAAGGCTCGGTCATTTATCACAAGACAGAGTACAGAGAGCGGCGCAACCATTACGCTTATTACGCTGTCAATTCAGATATTCAGGGCTTTGATACGGACAGAAACTCATTTGTCGGTGTATATGGCTCCAACCAGCTGCCGCTTATGGTGAAAAATAACACCTCAGGGAATTCCATGGCAAGCGGCTGGTCTCCCATCGGCTCCCACCGCTTAAAGCTCCATTTAGAGCCTGGAGAAGAGACCAGTTTCATCTTTGTGCTGGGCTATGCAGAGAATCCTAAGGAACAAAAATGGATTGCTCCTAATGTCATCAACAAAGAACCTGCCATGGCTGTTCTGTCAAAATATAAGACGGACCAACAGGTTGATGAGGCTCTCGCCGCATTAAAGCACTACTGGGAAGAGCTGCTTTCCAACTACTCCGTTACCATGGCCGATGAGAAAACAGCCCGCATGGTAAACATCTGGAACCAGTATCAGTGCATGGTGACCTTTAATATGTCCCGCTCCGCCTCCTATTACGAATCAGGTACCGGCCGCGGTATGGGTTTTCGGGATTCCTGCCAGGATCTTCTTGGGTTCGTACATATGATCCCGGAAAGGGCCAGGGAACGAATCATCGACATTGCTTCCACCCAGTTTGAGGATGGAAGCGCCTATCACCAGTATCAGCCTCTTACAAAAAAGGGGAATATGGACATCGGAAGCGGATTCAACGACGATCCTTTGTGGCTCATTGCCGGTGTATCGGCTTATATCAGGGAAACCGGGGACTTAAGTATTTTAGAGGAATCCGTACCCTTTGATAATGACCTGGAGAAAAGCCAGCCGCTTATGGAGCATTTGAGACGGTCCTTCCAATTTACCAGGACCCACCTGGGCCCCCATGGTCTGCCTCTTATTGGGCGGGCTGACTGGAATGACTGTCTGAATTTAAACTGCTTTTCCACGGAGCCCGGAGAATCCTTTCAAACCACCGGCCCCTCGGAAGGACCAGTAGCAGAATCCTTAATGATCGCAGGGATGTTTGTAAAATACGGAAAAGAGTACGTTGAAGTTTGCCGCTTGATGGGATTAAAAAATGAAGCTGGGGAAGCAGAGAATTCTGTACAGGAAGTATACGATGCCGTGATTCAACATGGCTGGGATGGCAGCTGGTTTTTACGCGCCTATGATGCATTTGGCCAGAAGGTAGGATCCAGAGAATGCAGGGAAGGACAGATCTTTATTGAACCACAAGGGTTTTGCGTCATGGGTGGTATCGGTATTAAAGAAGGCCATGCAAAAAAAGCTTTGGACAGTGTAAAAGAGAAGCTGGATACGGCCTGTGGAATCGTTCTGCTGCAGCCGTCATACACCGGTTACCAGGAAAGCCTTGGAGAGATCTCCTCTTATCCTCCTGGCTACAAGGAAAACGCAGGCATTTTCTGTCACAACAATCCCTGGATCTCCATTGCAGAAACCATGATCGGAAGGGGTAACCGGGCATTTGAAATCTATCGGCGCACTTCTCCGGCCTATATGGAAGAAAACAGTGAAACCTATAAAGCAGAACCTTATGTTTATGCACAGATGATTGCCGGTAAGGATGCGGCTCATTTCGGAGAAGCCAAGAACAGCTGGCTGACCGGAACGGCTGCATGGTCATTTGCATGTATTTCCCAGTATATCTTAGGGATCCGACCTGGTTTCAACGGATTAATCGTAGACCCATGCCTGCCGGATTCCATCGGGGAATTTTCCGCCATCCGGAAATTTAGGGGAGCGGATTATTATATCCATGTGGATCATACCAAAGAGAGTGATCATGGAACCCGTTCCATGCTGGTGGATGGGAAACCTGTGGAAGGAACGGAAATCCCTTATGTGGAGGGGAAAAAGGAATACCATATTTCCCTTACTTGGGAATAA
- a CDS encoding ABC transporter substrate-binding protein, translating into MRKKVVSGLLCAAMAATLIGGCSSKSAQSTQSGSGTTEATSKEATEEKGADSTEGKVVNIYVWNDEFKARYEDYYASKLPEGYTVNFITTPSENNAYQNALDEALLNQADAKADDKVDMFLVEADYILKYVNSDSTTDLKDIGITDQDMSKQYNYTKEIAQDANGAQKGISWQGCPGLYIYRRSIAKAVLGTDDPAEVQKAINDWDSFDKTAEKVKEKGYYMVSGFDDTYRTFSNNVSAPWVDGTKVVIDPNMEKWVEQTKDYTDKGYNQKTILWAAEWAAGQGPEGKVFGYFMPAWGVDFVMAGNSLEKAEADGGKQEVGNGCYGDWAATIGPESYNWGGTWICAANGTDNADIVADIMRTICCDDATMKKIVEEKNDFVNNKTVMEELAKSDYKSQFLGGQNPLQMYCDAAEKIDMSKISPYDQGLNEEFQTAMHDYFNGAVDKDTALKNFYTAITEKYPELKTE; encoded by the coding sequence ATGAGGAAGAAAGTAGTAAGCGGATTGCTGTGTGCTGCAATGGCAGCAACACTGATTGGAGGCTGCAGTTCCAAGAGCGCTCAAAGTACTCAGAGCGGTAGTGGAACTACTGAGGCCACCAGTAAGGAGGCAACAGAAGAAAAGGGGGCTGACAGTACAGAGGGGAAAGTTGTCAATATCTATGTCTGGAATGATGAATTCAAGGCAAGATATGAGGATTATTATGCTTCCAAGCTGCCTGAAGGGTATACGGTGAACTTTATAACAACCCCCAGTGAAAACAATGCATATCAGAATGCTCTTGATGAGGCTCTGTTAAATCAGGCTGATGCAAAAGCGGATGACAAAGTTGATATGTTTCTGGTAGAGGCGGATTATATTTTGAAATATGTGAATTCCGACAGTACCACTGATTTAAAGGATATCGGCATCACGGATCAGGATATGTCCAAACAATATAACTATACCAAGGAGATCGCCCAGGATGCAAACGGTGCGCAGAAGGGGATTTCCTGGCAGGGCTGTCCTGGACTCTATATTTACCGCCGTTCCATTGCAAAGGCTGTGCTTGGAACAGACGATCCGGCAGAAGTCCAGAAGGCAATCAATGATTGGGATTCCTTTGACAAGACTGCGGAAAAGGTGAAAGAAAAAGGGTATTATATGGTATCCGGTTTTGATGATACCTATCGTACCTTTTCCAATAATGTTTCCGCTCCCTGGGTTGATGGGACTAAGGTTGTCATTGATCCTAACATGGAAAAATGGGTGGAGCAGACAAAAGATTATACGGATAAGGGATATAACCAGAAGACCATCCTTTGGGCAGCAGAATGGGCTGCCGGCCAGGGACCGGAAGGAAAAGTATTCGGCTATTTCATGCCTGCATGGGGTGTGGACTTCGTTATGGCAGGAAACTCCCTTGAAAAAGCAGAAGCGGATGGAGGAAAACAGGAAGTAGGAAATGGCTGTTATGGTGACTGGGCGGCAACCATTGGTCCGGAGTCCTATAACTGGGGCGGAACCTGGATTTGTGCTGCTAACGGAACTGATAATGCGGATATTGTAGCGGATATTATGAGAACCATTTGCTGTGATGATGCAACGATGAAAAAGATCGTAGAAGAAAAGAATGACTTTGTCAATAACAAGACAGTTATGGAAGAATTGGCAAAGAGTGATTATAAGTCCCAATTCCTCGGAGGGCAGAATCCGCTTCAGATGTACTGCGATGCGGCTGAAAAAATTGATATGAGTAAAATTTCTCCTTATGACCAGGGCCTTAATGAAGAATTCCAGACTGCAATGCATGATTACTTTAATGGGGCTGTTGACAAAGATACTGCACTGAAGAATTTTTACACCGCAATTACTGAAAAGTACCCGGAATTAAAGACAGAATAG
- a CDS encoding LacI family DNA-binding transcriptional regulator yields MISMKELAQHCGVSVATVSKALNDQSDIGESTKTRIKEAAVELGYYPNAAARSLKTNRSYNIGVLFVDEANSGLTHEYFAAVLEAFKVEAEKQGYDITFINSQIGTKKVSYYDHCKYRNVDGVVIACVNFDNPEVIDLLGGDIPVVTIDHIHENCSSVLSDNIKGIQSLMQYIYENGHRKIAYIHGQINTAVTKARLTSFYRFMESHDLYIPDNYVLEADYLDVSQAMAYTRELLDRKDPPTCILYPDDTALIGGLNEIRSRSLKVPEDISIAGYDGNRISQLLNPKLTTIHQDTVAIGMQAAKKLISSIEKSKTTFTEQIIVEGELLKGESVGKATI; encoded by the coding sequence ATGATTTCAATGAAGGAACTGGCACAGCACTGTGGAGTCTCTGTTGCCACAGTAAGCAAAGCACTTAATGACCAGAGTGACATCGGGGAGAGTACAAAAACCAGGATCAAAGAAGCTGCGGTAGAGCTGGGATATTATCCCAACGCAGCTGCAAGGTCTTTAAAGACAAACAGAAGCTACAACATTGGCGTTTTATTTGTTGATGAGGCCAACAGCGGCCTGACTCATGAGTATTTTGCAGCGGTACTGGAAGCCTTTAAGGTGGAGGCGGAGAAACAGGGGTATGATATCACGTTTATCAATAGTCAGATAGGAACAAAGAAAGTCTCCTATTATGATCATTGTAAATACAGAAATGTGGATGGCGTGGTAATCGCCTGTGTAAATTTTGATAACCCGGAGGTGATCGACCTTTTGGGGGGCGACATTCCCGTAGTTACCATTGACCATATCCACGAAAACTGTTCCTCGGTTTTGTCCGATAACATTAAGGGAATCCAATCCCTGATGCAATATATTTATGAAAATGGTCACAGAAAGATTGCATACATCCACGGACAGATTAATACGGCCGTTACAAAGGCAAGACTTACAAGCTTTTACCGGTTTATGGAGAGCCACGATCTGTATATTCCGGACAATTATGTATTGGAAGCAGATTATCTGGATGTCAGCCAGGCGATGGCATACACCAGGGAACTGCTGGACAGAAAGGATCCCCCCACCTGTATTTTATACCCGGATGATACGGCATTAATCGGCGGGTTAAATGAAATACGGTCGAGAAGCTTAAAGGTTCCGGAGGATATCTCCATAGCGGGATATGATGGCAACCGGATCTCGCAGCTGTTGAATCCCAAACTGACCACCATACACCAGGATACGGTCGCCATTGGTATGCAGGCCGCTAAAAAATTAATTAGCTCCATCGAGAAGTCCAAGACAACTTTTACAGAACAGATCATTGTGGAAGGAGAGCTGTTAAAAGGGGAATCGGTTGGAAAAGCAACTATATAA
- a CDS encoding redoxin domain-containing protein, whose protein sequence is MNVNIGMHAPDFTAMTTFGPLKLSDFKGQWVILFSHPGDFTLHIVGKYISK, encoded by the coding sequence ATGAACGTTAACATTGGCATGCATGCCCCTGATTTTACTGCTATGACAACATTCGGACCGCTTAAGCTGTCCGATTTCAAAGGACAATGGGTTATTTTATTTTCTCACCCAGGCGATTTCACATTGCATATAGTTGGAAAATATATCTCGAAATGA
- a CDS encoding L,D-transpeptidase family protein, which yields MDERARRSRKRTKDCSIHQKLEVRRSSMPKHRKKRKLPYVVLLGLLIVLLGVYFAISLKYKNVFLPNTTIGGIPISGMTVEEVKADIVEDIRQYQLVIEERGGGHEVILGRDISLQPIFDGFLEEILNAQNSLLWGIRLIKGESYQYSYMVCYDKAKLEMVISMLDCMNPEQITEPANAYLFFKKEEGLQIAPQDEGNAPIPEQLSVEVEKAVSRLAEQIILEELNIYKKPDILANSPQLVSQKKKWETYTNVTVIYHFGSSIELLEGDTILQWLDMDDVGNVIVDRGKVEEYVQEMSVKYNTAYCAKKLKTSYGQVVTITKGHYGWMIDMESETDALMEIIKSGESREREPIYKQSAASHDGPDFGNTYVEMNLTAQHLFFYKNGKLLIESDFVSGDETKGWNTPAGAYEVTYKQMNATLKGKNYRTPVRYWMPFNGNIGMHDGYWRTSFGGTIYKKNGSHGCINLPPAVAKIIYENIEAGTPVLCYHLKNTETQEITTDFTKKTTGSSKRKNETAPPVKTKPKTAVEIVPSSETTQTESAAEQTSVPETSVVESAPAETTASRNETISSDWMSEESGNAILQGPGDVQ from the coding sequence ATGGACGAAAGGGCGAGAAGAAGCAGAAAAAGAACGAAGGACTGTAGCATCCATCAGAAACTGGAAGTGCGTAGATCCAGCATGCCAAAACACCGAAAAAAAAGAAAATTACCATATGTAGTTCTGCTGGGACTTTTGATAGTTCTGCTGGGAGTTTATTTTGCGATCAGCTTAAAATATAAGAATGTTTTTCTGCCGAATACGACCATCGGTGGCATTCCTATTTCTGGAATGACAGTAGAAGAGGTGAAAGCAGATATTGTAGAAGACATCAGACAGTATCAATTGGTTATAGAAGAACGAGGAGGAGGGCATGAGGTGATTCTAGGCAGGGATATCAGCCTGCAGCCAATTTTTGATGGATTTTTAGAAGAGATTTTAAACGCTCAAAATTCACTGTTATGGGGAATCCGGTTAATAAAAGGAGAAAGTTATCAGTATAGCTACATGGTGTGTTATGATAAAGCAAAGTTGGAAATGGTAATCAGTATGCTGGATTGTATGAATCCGGAGCAGATTACAGAACCTGCGAATGCATATCTCTTTTTCAAAAAAGAAGAAGGATTGCAGATTGCTCCGCAGGATGAGGGGAATGCCCCGATTCCGGAACAGCTCTCTGTGGAAGTTGAGAAGGCGGTTTCCAGACTGGCAGAGCAAATCATTCTAGAGGAACTGAATATTTATAAAAAACCGGATATTTTAGCAAACAGTCCACAACTGGTCAGCCAAAAGAAAAAATGGGAGACCTATACGAACGTAACGGTTATTTACCACTTTGGAAGCAGTATAGAATTGTTGGAAGGAGATACTATCCTCCAGTGGTTAGATATGGATGATGTAGGAAATGTCATAGTTGATCGGGGGAAAGTAGAAGAGTATGTGCAGGAAATGTCTGTAAAATACAATACCGCCTATTGTGCCAAAAAACTAAAAACTTCTTACGGTCAGGTTGTTACCATTACAAAAGGACACTATGGATGGATGATTGATATGGAGTCAGAAACTGATGCATTGATGGAAATTATAAAGTCAGGAGAGAGCCGGGAACGCGAACCAATTTATAAGCAGTCAGCAGCCAGCCATGATGGACCAGACTTCGGGAATACTTATGTGGAGATGAACCTCACGGCTCAGCATCTGTTTTTTTATAAGAATGGCAAACTGCTAATCGAATCGGATTTTGTATCTGGAGATGAGACCAAAGGCTGGAACACTCCAGCCGGAGCATATGAAGTAACCTACAAGCAGATGAATGCAACTTTAAAGGGAAAGAATTATAGGACACCAGTTAGATACTGGATGCCTTTTAACGGCAACATTGGTATGCACGATGGATACTGGCGTACCAGTTTTGGCGGAACTATCTATAAGAAAAACGGTTCTCATGGCTGTATTAATCTTCCTCCGGCTGTAGCAAAAATCATTTATGAAAATATAGAAGCAGGAACGCCTGTACTTTGCTATCATCTCAAGAATACAGAAACCCAAGAGATAACTACAGATTTTACTAAAAAAACAACGGGTTCTTCTAAAAGGAAAAATGAGACGGCACCACCAGTAAAAACGAAGCCTAAGACTGCGGTCGAAATAGTTCCTTCTTCTGAAACCACACAAACTGAAAGTGCCGCGGAACAAACATCTGTGCCAGAGACGTCGGTGGTGGAGTCTGCGCCGGCAGAAACAACTGCTAGTCGGAATGAAACCATATCCTCTGATTGGATGTCAGAGGAATCTGGGAATGCAATTTTGCAAGGGCCTGGAGATGTGCAATAG
- a CDS encoding carbohydrate ABC transporter permease, with product MVKEKKAKTRKKISYAKWGYIFLIPFFATYLIFSFIPLVNTFYNSLFENYRSGLSQIGPNFVGLQNYVSIFQSDLLKYLGNTMILWIIGFIPQIIISLILAVWFSDFKLRLKGSTFFKTIIYMPNVIMAASFAMLFFALFSDDGPMNNLLINLGILNSPFRFLATVWGTRGLIGLMNFMMWFGNTTILLMAAILGVDASLFEAASIDGAKSLQIFTKITMPTIKPIFIYVLITSLIGGLQMFDVPQVLTNAKGSPDRTSTTLIMFLNNHLYSKNYGMAGALSVILFVITAALSLVVFFVLTGAGKKRGGK from the coding sequence ATGGTAAAAGAAAAGAAGGCAAAGACCAGAAAAAAAATCAGCTATGCGAAATGGGGATATATTTTTCTGATACCGTTTTTTGCCACTTATTTGATTTTCTCCTTTATCCCCCTGGTGAATACTTTTTATAACAGCCTATTTGAAAATTATCGTTCCGGATTGTCGCAGATCGGTCCTAACTTTGTAGGACTGCAAAATTACGTATCTATTTTTCAAAGTGACTTACTTAAGTATCTGGGCAATACCATGATTCTTTGGATCATCGGCTTTATTCCCCAGATTATCATTTCTTTGATTCTGGCAGTCTGGTTTTCGGATTTTAAGTTAAGGTTAAAAGGAAGCACTTTCTTTAAGACCATAATCTATATGCCAAATGTCATAATGGCGGCTTCTTTTGCCATGCTGTTTTTTGCTTTGTTCTCCGATGACGGCCCTATGAATAACCTGCTTATAAACCTGGGGATTTTAAACAGCCCTTTCCGCTTTCTGGCAACCGTTTGGGGAACCAGGGGTCTGATCGGGCTCATGAACTTTATGATGTGGTTCGGAAATACAACGATTCTTTTGATGGCTGCGATTCTTGGTGTGGATGCATCTTTATTTGAAGCGGCTTCCATTGACGGAGCAAAATCTCTGCAGATATTCACAAAGATAACCATGCCCACCATTAAGCCTATTTTTATTTATGTCCTGATCACTTCCCTGATCGGCGGTCTGCAGATGTTTGATGTGCCTCAGGTACTGACGAATGCAAAGGGGAGTCCGGACAGAACCAGTACTACCCTGATTATGTTTTTGAATAACCATCTCTACAGTAAGAATTATGGCATGGCAGGTGCCTTATCGGTAATACTTTTTGTCATTACGGCAGCACTCAGTCTGGTGGTATTCTTTGTACTGACCGGTGCAGGGAAAAAGAGAGGAGGAAAGTAA